The Kryptolebias marmoratus isolate JLee-2015 linkage group LG21, ASM164957v2, whole genome shotgun sequence genome segment tttataaaatctaCAAGTTTATAATGAAGCTCAACAAGTTAAGTGTTCTTAAAACACAGTGGCTGGTTGAAAATCTGCACAATGCCAAAGTATGTAGGGaactttttccacaaaaaagtACTTCAacacagttttacattaaagaaaaacGGTCAAACAGCTCAGCAGTGTAAACATGTTAACCATCAGGAGAATACTTAGAAGCGTTCGGGTGTTCAGTACTTACACGATGATGTTGTTGATGGGGATATGGATGAGCTTGACAAAGAAACCGATGAAACCCATGATGGCAAACCCAATTGCTGTCGCCATGGCAATCTTCTGAAACTCTAAAAGAGGACAAAACTCTGTCAGACATGCTTGAAAATACCTCCTTTGTGTTCCTACAGTAGTTTAAATGTCAGTCAAAACGAGGcacttatataaataaaaacctcacCTTTTCTGTCGGGTTTTGTGCATCTTTTCACCAGCCTTATGGAGTCTTTGACAAACTGCCGGCTGGGCTCAACAAACTGCATCACCTGATCCATCTTGTTTGGGctgaaggcaaaaagaaaagtgaggtcaagcataaaaatcacaaaacttgATTTAATTAAAGTGCTGCCGCGGACCCATCATGTACAAATTTGTATCGCTTCATTCACTTCTTTATCAGTAACCTGATGTATCTTATACACGTTTACTATTATATtcaaaaatgtctcataaaacactcataaaacaataaaaaagatgtGACATAAAACGATTAAAACGGTACAAGAAAAACCGTAAACTAACAACCAGTGCTACGAAGTAGCTACTTTTAAAACCGACCAACACGGTTAAATATACACATAAAACATACCCGAAATCAAAatagttcatgtttttaaagacaaaaatacaaattggtttaaaatgtttgttaatttaCCTGTTTTCCACGTAGCACCGAACCAGAAGGCAGCAAGTAAGAGAAGAAATGGCCACGTAGCTTTTCCACAGTTAAAGAAGAGAAAACGGAGAAGAGCTGACGTAGACTTACACAGCGCATGCGTACaacgtttgttgttgtttttccggTTTGCTTGAGTGTTTGTGCTGCCACCTGCAGGCCAGGAGGTTTCATTGCAGATGATTGTTACTTTGAAATGCTACTTGAAGCTCATTGCTGTAaatgaagaaatacaaaaataaaagccagaaGGGATCTTTGaacttgaattatttttaaggcttaagttattacagaaacattaaattgtAGTTTTGTAGAAATTCTGTGTATTATGCATTTACCAGTGTCATATGtgcaatctaaaaaaaactggGATAGATGAACACGTTATAttggacatttatttatttattacacgTAAATACTTATTGTTATTGAGTTGATGAAACTTTTCTTCTGTACAAACTTTGCTCTGTGGTATATCATTCTggataaaaataactttgttcTGAACAGATCTATAATATGAATAGAATGTGgaaagtgtttaaaattttaatgtcCACCTGTGCATTACTATTGTAAATGAAATGGTCGCTATCTTCTATCTATATCACATCTACAGGAACCATTAGGTGTTGAATCGACTGCTGTAGGCATTTTTCTGGCTCTCACCACATTCCTGAGGTAATAATTACTCATGTGATTTAGATTAAGATTAGCTGTTTCTTTTTCGGGCATTTTGTTCACAGTTGTCTCCTTCCAGACAAACTAAGCTGTGTTGGCAGCAGAAcatttatgatatatttttatacatgtCTATTTAATGAAATAACAGCTAGGGTAACAAAactcagtcatttattttagtgCCACTGGCTAAAACTTCAAAACTATGTTTAACTTATGAAACAGCTGCATAAATACAACCAAAGGTAAATGATAAAAGAGTCTACAAAGTGCTTCAAAGTTTAACCATTTTAATATTCACATGATGTCATGCTGTCACATCATTCCAGTCTCTGCCTTGATGACACTTTGTAACCACATGCTGTTGCAATTTATCATAGAAAACTTAGAGCAAAATCctctgaacaaacagaacaggtAATACAAtcaaaatcagtaaaactgcTCTATGAAAACATACAAATACActgactggatttttttttctcatcaataAATGTACACAGTAAAACAGCGAGCTCTAAAAAGAGCAGAGACTTGATCAATGCAAGATTTTCAACATGCACTTGCTCCATGCTTAGAGGAAGAACTTCGTATCATCTGTACTCTCTCCCTGAGCGCAGCAAACAACTAAGCTTTAAGTTTTGGCTATGCTTTTACACATCTACAAGACTGTAGGCATCCACAGGAACACAAACTCAAGTCCAGTCAGTAACAGCTGCACAAAGGCTAAACTGAACAACCTCAAGGTCtacatgaataattaataaaaatatgaaatacaaCTCCCTACTCTTTTTACGGGGCCACAGGTGAGTTTGGAAACCCCTTCAAAATTCACATTTATGCCTCTACCAAGTATCATAAATTTGGTAATTTACAGAGTAAgacaaattcaagatggccgccacagctaagtaaACTTAAAAACCCTAACTGTctataactttgtcagttttacagatattgagctaaaatttggtggctAAGAGCCATTCACAAGACATACTCATCTGGTAATATTGCAGCAGATGGTGCAGAATGCCATTTCCAAGGTTTAagtaaaatgactgaaactTTGTCCATTCTCAACAAAACATGATTTCAGTTTATAGCTCTGACATGACAGGTGCCGAGttatatgcatttattcaagCAATGCTGAGCATTTTATAGTTATTACAGGAAGCCTCTTTAGTTAATGTCAGACTTTCAAActttggttgtgtttgtgtgacaaatACAGCTGGACTCAGTGCATGGTGCTCCAAGGACAAAATGGCtcattgtcaaataaaatatgCCCTGATTATGAACctgcaaaattaaaatcttaagTGGCATATATTAGATACTTTCAGTGCTCAATTCAGTCCGTGCTGGCTAGCTCCTCATGACAGAACACCATCTGCTCTCTGTAGAGACAAAaccaactaaataaaaacatgccaTCTTCAGTAAGTacatttacaattaaaatactaaaaataacacagtgagattttcaaatttctacaaaaactGACATCTAAAAAAAGGCCACATTTTACATTATGCCATTTTTACACATAATTTATTACGATACGATTTGTccacaataaaagtttaaaaaaaatgaagaacttTGGAGCAGTCTAAGTAGTTTTGGATTTGACTTCACTCTGAGTTATATTAAAAGACATAATTATCACAAGAGACACACTGATGGATCTATAAAAGTGCATAACAGTGCTTGTGAAATGTGATGTTCACACATGGGGCCCAGTATCTGTCACTGTGCAGttcatttgctgcttttcacTGCCAGCTGATGCCAAGCATGTTGCAGCTGACCTCCCACAGTTTCTGGGCCAAGTCATCATCTGTAGCCGTCCTGGAGCAGCTTGCGGGAGCGCAGTCACTGAATGCAAACAGTGACAGGAAGTGCTCATTACATGCAGGGCAATAACTCTGGTGTGGAActattaaataattcaaaacagcaaaaccaCGACTAAATTAAACTGTCCTAATAGAAACCCCAAGCAGCACGAGGCTGGTGCTCATTAGCTAATAGTCACCTGAAGTAGCGTCCACTCAGGCTCTCCAGACCTGGCTCCACAGCACAGAAGATGGTGGTCTGTGCTCCTTCCACTGTTGTCTTCGTAAAAATTCTGAAAATCTTCACTGCTACCTGGATACACTGATGCTGGTGCCTCCACAGGTCAGACTGTACCACCCCCGGGTGCAGGGAAAAAACACTCACCCCAGTTCCTGCGAGACATACACAGGCTCCTACAGTCACCTAGAAAAGTACAGCCCACTTATACTAACACATGGGACTTGTTAGCCTTCATTAAGTTATGAGAAATTAATGTCTGACTCACCTTtctcaggaaaaacaacaagcttttccttttccttaaatatatctggaaaactactggagtaaactcttttaaactgcacctTGTGATATAGTTCAGAGTAACTTTTTATGTTcaatttcatactttgcaatgagtgcctCTAATTCAGAAATGTAtatctgttcatgtttttttcaaaatctctcCCTCACCTTCTAACCGCTTGGCAAGAGAGCGTGCAAAGAGGACATTCGCCAGTTTGCTCTGTCCGTAGGCCTTCATGGCATCATAACTCTGTTCACTGTTGATGTCATCCAGTCGAAGCCCAGTCCAGGTGTGGGCCACCGAtgccacaacaacaacacgTGCCGGAGCTGAACGCTTCATCAGGTCCAGCAGCAGGTAGGTCAGGAGAACGTGACCTAAGGGAAGGCAGGAAACACAGTAGCTGGAAAAAGATGAACTTATTATGATTTTCTTCCACATACTCAGTGGCTTACACATACAGTGGACCTGACTTGGCttctcaaacataaaataaacagatctgTGACAATGCATCCACAGTAAGTGGAATCTCCAccacatttctgtgtttttgattCATTTGATCTGATAGTGAGTTGTGGAAAAAGAAACCAGTATGTGTTGTAAGCAAGAAAATTTAGTTAATCAAGGAGAATTATGCCTAATTATTTGGAAAATAGAGTATCGCAAATGTGCTGCACAAACTAAACTGttgaaaatctgcaaaaaaaaacagtttcagatgtGCATATGCAAAGGTTGTTTTGGGAACCTTTGAAGGcctgtgtgtttatatgtgtgcaTCTGGGAGTCCATATGTGTGTGGGCAGGACCGCGTGTTCACACTGACAGAGAGCCCAAAACAATGCAGAGACGGAGGAATATATTgtccaattttttaaaaatccgcTGACAgatagaagaaataaataagtttttatttcctgattttgttgtcagcttgCATACCTGCCTTCACGCTTTGTAATTTGTCtttcttgttaaataaattactgaGACCAAACAAGCCTTTCTGAAAAAGAATGACAAGGATGTAAAATTTAAACGTTAGTCAAAATATACAAGACAGATGACATTCAGTGCAACTTACCCAAATGATTGACTCCCAGCTGCATCTCAAACCCATCAAGTGTCTTGGAGTTGGGGCACATCATGATACCTGCATTGTTTATCAGGATATTCACTTGTTTCTCCTCTGAAAGGAATATACAGTACCACAtaagatttgaaataaaaagcaaaaccagtggtggtggtggtggcaaCATCATGCAAAGCTCTAACAAACAACTTTACAGCTAAGACTCTTCTCCTGAGCCAAAACTAACCCTTTTACTGTTCTGTGGCTAATATGAACCATATATTTAATGTTCACTGCTTACCTTTGTTTATGAGGTCAGCAAAAGCCCTGATGGACTTGGTATCAGATAAATCCAGTTTCCTGATGACTACATTCTCATTTCCTGTGTCCTCCACAATATCGTCTTGAGCCTCCTCTGCCCTCTCCAGGTCTCTACATGCCATGATGATGCGGGCACCTAAAACAACAGGAGTGACCGTCATGAATCTGATAAAATACCGCAAACTATTCCCCATTCCACATGTTGTTCCTTCCAGGTGCGCCTCGAACGATACAGTAGCCCAGGAAATACGTTTGTATGTGCTCAATCTCCTCATATGTCACTTCCTCGGGTCTTCATTTGGCTCAGACCTAAAATTGTCATCTGTAACTAAATATTATGCACCTCATGACAGCCTTGTGTTACTGCAATAAATTTAACCCAAATAATAATAGGCTTCAAAACTACAGTGGCATTGCTCATTTGCATGCAAACAAAGCTACCAGCCTAAAGTAAGTAATGATGTCCCCAAATGTCTGCGTACCTCTGATGATTCTCTAATGATCCCTGAGCTCAGGAACTCATTTAACTGGCTGCTCTCCTCACATGAACTCAGACCCTCTCTCTGCTGTGCTATTCTTATTGCTTCCGACACAAATTGTGGCACATTTTCCTTAATGAGCACAGAAAGGGGGTTTTGAGGACACATTCGCATTCCAACTCTCACCCATACACAAATTTGCATGCAcaccctgaaaaaaaacaaacacttaaataTAGAAAGACAGCACATcacccaaaaacacaaaaccactcTCAAGCAAACTCACGCACACTCTTGAAATAGCTGTTCCCTGCAATTAAAGAAGGGGGCGAGCCATTAATCAGTCGGAGCATCTGCGTCGCATTACTGAGGCTTTGTTCCTGTTCTGCTGCTCCCATGTgagggaaaaaacaacagaaaacaaaacaaaacaaaaacactgttccCACATTTTGCCAGTGAGTCACATTAAATGTAACCCATCATATGACTAATCGATCATAGAGTTCTCAGATTGATTAATGAGCTTTCTTGGCGCTTCCATGTGgataaatgtcacattttgcTTCGCCAACATGTCAAAATGACCGAAAACGCAAGAGGTTTCTAACCAAGACAGTCAAAAAGGTTTTGATTCAGTTTGATTTCCCTCGGTGCTGCAGGAAGCAGCTGCCTGAAGATATCCCTGCCTGATATGAAGCTGTGCAAATCTAATCATGTTGTCATTGTGTCATTACCTAATCCCATTTACTGATAGATGATGCCGTTGTTCGACGGTGGATTCTCCAGAAGCAAAGTACAGTCTTATTTTTTCCATGCTTGAGGTGATCattctttttgttctctttcttttctcactTCTCCTCTCTCACTTTACCCTCGAACGgttcagcttttagctgcaaACAGAATATTCTGGCCAACATCATCTGAAAGGTAAAGCGATTTCTTCTCGCCCTCACTTATAGACCCAAGCAGTTCACCATTTCTAGACTTTTCAATGAGTGATGGTTTTCAAAGGTTTCAGCATACATAATAAAATTTGATTAtccatgttgtattttaaacGAATAAACAAACTGGACTATGAGCTAAAATGAGCGCTGAGATTTGCTCAAGAAGTTGAAActgagtagctaaaagctaaaagaggcagaactcTAGCTAAAGGTAAaggtagctaaaatctaaaagagacaaaagacTGGCCAAAAGTAGCAACTGGCTGGCTAATAATGAAATgtaacagaacagaagctaaaaagtaaaagtagcataaaaagacaaaaacagcttaaatatcttgaagcagatttcaaagagagcagagtttttaaagaaactgaagaaatgttagtgtatttttatggggaaaatataagtataaaaagaataaaagttactAAACCAAAAGTCACTGTACCcagctcctgaatgagctgaaggaaATGGTTAAAGGAGCACAAACTGTGCAGAAGCAGTTAGATTGTAAATAACATGCATCTTAAAGAAGAGGACACATAAAGAACAGGAAAACATTAGTGAaggctgactcagcattcatcCAATTATGTATGCAGCGCCAGTTTCTATTATTActtactgtgtttgtgtgagggtGCTGGTGCATGTTTGCACCCTTCCCATGTCTGTATTCTGTCTGCCTGGCTCAGGAGGGGAGCAGACCCTCACAATGctctctctgtccctctgaCGCCTCATCTGACTTGCATCACTGCCatctgttttcagctgcagtggGAAAATGTTAAGGAAGGTGGTGTTTTTACTAGAAGTAAAGACTTTCCCAACGCTCTCTGATTTTTTCAGAGTTTAAGGTTTGTGGCGTAATATACCTTCCCAGATACGGCTAAATATCCCCACTACGTTGTATGTAGCGAAGCTGCACTCAGACAGATCAAGTGAGATTATAAAACGAGATTAGCTAGCAGTCACCCGGGCAGTGAAAGGTCCTTAAATCCAGGACAAAAGAGTGGAATGCTGCATGTGAGTCAGAGGTTggaagtttgtaaaaataaaaaaaataaataaaaatgtaaacaacaacgTGAATGATCCCGATGGACTGACAGCTGAACAGTACCTCTCCTTGCCAGATCCCTGGCTGTCTCTTTGCCAATCCCAGTGTTGGCTCCAGTGATGATGACAGTTTTCCCGTCTAACCTCTCCTCCGATGACCAGTGGTTACAGCACACACCCCTGGACAACACACACCAGCATATTaagaaataagtaaataaatacagaacaacCATTCATAAAAGGGTAGTGCATACTGTAATACACCTCTTTGCTGTTAAGCCTCTCATTTAACTGGGGACATGCTGAGAGATCAGTCAAGCTGGCTGAGAAGTCACAGGTCAATAAATGcattcaaacattttccagttaaaggcctagcattccttaaagggatgcatatcatCCTCCGCCTTtcattttagagttttagacaaagatgttcttatgttgagaaatgttagttgtaatcatttttgtacaactttaaaattaacattatgCATAGTGTCATGCAGCTTCACAAGTTGttatgctcaaagtatgtgttgtgattgactctcagcagccatcacatcaaatcttagctcaatatctgtaaaactgactgagttacagctatttttgtgttggctaatgcggtttagctgtagtggccatcttgaattgggttgactccaaaactacATCAGTTGtggaggtacatccagtgattatttcctgaatgtttaattaaaatctgtcccgtagtccatgagatattttgctaacagacagacactcacacatgcacactcagacacacatacatttttcacctttgtgttttagcagcaggtgataaatatgtGGCACATTCATTgagtatattttttttgtaatttcattttaaagtagTTTCACAAGATACGCTTTAGgttttaatttacataattTCAACGATCAGTAATACCCTCAACAAGTCTAAAATCAGCAATGCCTGATTTAATCTTCTTACTAGCATTTTTCCTACATTCCTGAATAACAGATCCAGCCTCCTAACCCTTTCTGCttgtgaaaatcttttttttcctcctaccTGCAGTACATTATTCCTCCGGGGAAAATGATTTCCTCCTCGTAGGACAGGtgagcagcttcagcaggaAACGAACCACGGCTCCTTCAGTGTTCGGTAAATAGTTCAGCAGTTGGCTTTCTTTGGTGCTTGTCACCATCTCTCCCCCTTCGCCTGCCTGCTGCCAGCGCTTCACATCTCAAGGCTGGGCCAATCAGGAGCGAGCTGACGCCTGGCTGATTCACAAGTTCCAGGCTGAGAAACAGACGGCTCTCCTGTTGCCTCCTGCTGCCCGTGAGACAAGACCTCATGGAGCTTTCATTCTTTGCAAATTATTTATTACAATTCAGCACTGCAACTTCTAACATTGTTATAAGGTTTTAATAAAGCAGGATTCTTTCGTGTGCAACCTTTTGTTGATTCATGGTGGTAAAAAGATAGAGAGGCAGAGAGGTGAAGGAAGTAGTTTACTTTGAATTAAAAGTGCAGCATTGCTTGCAAGAATGCATATcgtctgccacctttcatgaaagtttaaacaaaatatggctgccacagccatctgCCAGAAATACATCACACAAGTTGTGTTAATACtcatagtatgtgttgaggatgactgtcagctactaccacacaaaattttagctcagtgttagtagaactgactgagttgtaggcattcttgtgttggctaatgctgatCAGCTGTGGAGGtcactcagttgtagatgtacatccaataattattttcagagtttcaataaaatttgtccagttgttaaggagatatttggctaacaaagtaaaaaacacaGAGGTGTAACAAATGCATCAGAGCTTGAGAACATCTGCAAAGATTTAGGGACAACAAGACGGgcaaaaatgaccagaaagtGATGCAAAATGATATTAAGGAGAACTGAAACCTCGAGGaagggagacaaaaaaagagcaaaacaaactgaagactgcaaactgaaaacaaagagtgGTGAAATGAAGATTGTGATCAACAAAATTAACcacataaaacatgcaggagacattgattatgtttttattgggtGTAGCAATCATCTTGATTTTACTTGTGAAGCTCTCATATTTCATAGGGCTTCTAATTCTTCCAATCAAATCATTACAGGAATCAGATTTTAGACATGCTTTTCTGTCCACTCACACAGTTTATGTCCAtgcataaaatctaaaaacttgGAAGCTTCATGCATAATATGGATAGGGGTATGGCTGACGTGTTTATCTCCAGCGGATGCCCAGCAGGTGGCAGCTCACGGCCCACAGCTTTAGGGCAGTGCCATCATCCTCGCCTGCTCTGGAGCATCTCGCTGCAGCACAGTTCCTGGACACAAAGGGTGACAAAGAGGgactaaaattaaataactcCCTGactgatttgtgtttctgttgtaaattcCGATTTTAATCACCACGATTAATATCATTGGTGGAGCTGCTGCATTACAAACTGACTTGTAGTATCCACTGGTGAGCATCTGGCTCTCAGGAGTGACGACGCAGTAGATGGTGGTGCAGGCCCCCTCTGCTGGGGTCTTCAGCAGGAAACTGAAGATCTTTGTCACGTCCACTAGAGGTCGCCTTAAGTGCCTTGTGATGTCAGTGTTCACAAAGCCAGGATCCAGAGAGAAAGCCATCACTCCCTGAGCTGGGAAGGAGGAGCGAAACAGAAATGTTCCTTTCAAATTGGCTCATTTTGATGCTTTCTCATCACACAATatgataataatttaaaacaatgtttagaTTAGATTAAATGATTAGAAATAGactttcacaaataaaatataaataatatttaaaattcatGCAAATGACTACAACCTATAATTAAAGCATGGCATCCCATATCGCCCACGGCCTTTAATGCCAAAGAAATGGAGCATGAGAAATTCAGAATTCAACCCTTAGTGCcaagattttaagcaaagaacAACTATGTTTTTCAGGAAAAGGTTTCTGTTTGCTCTGCTTACTGCCCAGAGCAGTTGTGGTCGAGGCATGAGACTTTTTTAAACACGAGGAAACAGACAGAAGTGAAAGATTCACAGTCAGACATCAAGCGTGCTGTCTGTGTTTCACAGCCACACACCCTACCCTCAGTCCTTTTGGCCAGCTCTCTGGTAAACAGCACGTTAGCAAGCTTGCTCTGAGCATACGCTCTGACAGGGTGGTAATCTTTCTCCCCATTCAGGTTGTCAAACTGGATCTTGCCCATGGCATGAGCCGACGACGACACGTTGATGACTCGGGATGGAGCCGAGTGCTTCAGCAAGTCCAGCAGCAGGAAAGTCAAGAAGAAATGACCTGAAGAGTCAGAAATGGGACGAACAACAAAAACGTATGagctacagaaaagaaaacaatttacaCGTAACCACGGTTAAATGCAATTCTAAAAATAAGAGGCTTGTGCCCAAACTTTCATTTCTTTACCTAAGTGATTGACTCCAAACTGTGCTTCATATCCATCCACTGTCTTAGCATAAGGACGGATAGCCACACCTGCATTGTTAATCAGATAGTGAAGAGCCTTCTCAGCTGGAAAACAAGATGTTGTTACGGGCATCACACTTTTTGCAGTATTTAGGAGATCCTGTAAATGTGAGTTCAAGCATCGAAACCTACTATTGTAGATATTTTCAGCAAACAGGCAGATCGATTTGGTGTCAGCCAGATCCAGCTGCCTGGCGACCACTTTGGCTCCATTTACCTCCTTCACGATATCTGAAACAGCTTGTTCCCCCTTTGTCATGTCTCTGCATGCCAAAATGACTCGGGCACCTACAAAAGAGATTAATTAATGCTGAAATGGTTTGCATGTGCTTACAAGTAAAATCTGAACAAAGAGAGAGTCTTGAAGACAGAAGAACCTGAAGAAGTTTTTGAAGCTTGAAACTGTTAAACATAGATAttctgagaaacaaaaagaagatgtGTTTTCTTGCCTCTTGCAGCAAGGTCTTTAGCTGTTGCTTTGCCCATTCCGGTGTTTGCTCCTGTCACTATCGCCGTCTTCCCCTCCAGACGCACATCTGACGACCACTTTGGGATGAACAGAGACCTGACGAATCaagaaacaagattttattactatttataTCAGAATAAACTGAAATGTCTAAAACAATGAGATGTAAACATCTTACCTGACAGTTTGCATCTCTAACTGGTGACAAATAATGGCTAAATCTCCAGTGATCGGGCAgacaaagaagcagaaatgagaagaagaagaaaagaatttCCCTTTTAACAGTTGAGAAGGAAGTCATTTGCTACAAGGAGCCTTCTGTTCAAATTCAGTTATTGGAAATAATCAATTAAAGCTAAAGTTCTGATTGGGGTTTAGATGAGCTGTCACATGGCAAGCAGTCATAAAGGGTATTTCATCAAAACTAAGCAGAGCATTTTTCATCATACTTGCTATACTGAGATCAACTACTGGCTCAGCTCACTAAATGTTTCCtgtgatgtatttgtttttttagattttcccAACATCTGCCACCATCTCAAATTATGTTACCGAGACTATGTGACAGAACAACACAAAGTAGTGCAGAACTGTATAAAGCTGCAAAAGACCTGAAACATCTAGCCTGATCTACAATGGAATGGGTCAGATCAAAGCATATTCCCGTGGAAGGAAATACTCCATTTCGTAAATGAAGCACGCAGTTGTCCAGGTGTTGCAAAACCAAGTTATGGTGTTTCAGCTACTCTTTGAGATTTAATATGAAGCAGTTGTTTGTATCCACTGT includes the following:
- the sec61g gene encoding protein transport protein Sec61 subunit gamma, yielding MDQVMQFVEPSRQFVKDSIRLVKRCTKPDRKEFQKIAMATAIGFAIMGFIGFFVKLIHIPINNIIVGG
- the zgc:112332 gene encoding retinol dehydrogenase 12 isoform X2 gives rise to the protein MACRDLERAEEAQDDIVEDTGNENVVIRKLDLSDTKSIRAFADLINKEEKQVNILINNAGIMMCPNSKTLDGFEMQLGVNHLGHVLLTYLLLDLMKRSAPARVVVVASVAHTWTGLRLDDINSEQSYDAMKAYGQSKLANVLFARSLAKRLEGTGVSVFSLHPGVVQSDLWRHQHQCIQVAVKIFRIFTKTTVEGAQTTIFCAVEPGLESLSGRYFSDCAPASCSRTATDDDLAQKLWEVSCNMLGISWQ
- the zgc:112332 gene encoding retinol dehydrogenase 12 isoform X1; the protein is MYCRGVCCNHWSSEERLDGKTVIITGANTGIGKETARDLARRGARIIMACRDLERAEEAQDDIVEDTGNENVVIRKLDLSDTKSIRAFADLINKEEKQVNILINNAGIMMCPNSKTLDGFEMQLGVNHLGHVLLTYLLLDLMKRSAPARVVVVASVAHTWTGLRLDDINSEQSYDAMKAYGQSKLANVLFARSLAKRLEGTGVSVFSLHPGVVQSDLWRHQHQCIQVAVKIFRIFTKTTVEGAQTTIFCAVEPGLESLSGRYFSDCAPASCSRTATDDDLAQKLWEVSCNMLGISWQ
- the si:dkey-73n8.3 gene encoding retinol dehydrogenase 12 isoform X1, whose amino-acid sequence is MQTVRSLFIPKWSSDVRLEGKTAIVTGANTGMGKATAKDLAARGARVILACRDMTKGEQAVSDIVKEVNGAKVVARQLDLADTKSICLFAENIYNTEKALHYLINNAGVAIRPYAKTVDGYEAQFGVNHLGHFFLTFLLLDLLKHSAPSRVINVSSSAHAMGKIQFDNLNGEKDYHPVRAYAQSKLANVLFTRELAKRTEAQGVMAFSLDPGFVNTDITRHLRRPLVDVTKIFSFLLKTPAEGACTTIYCVVTPESQMLTSGYYKNCAAARCSRAGEDDGTALKLWAVSCHLLGIRWR
- the si:dkey-73n8.3 gene encoding retinol dehydrogenase 11 isoform X2; this encodes MQTVRSLFIPKWSSDVRLEGKTAIVTGANTGMGKATAKDLAARGARVILACRDMTKGEQAVSDIVKEVNGAKVVARQLDLADTKSICLFAENIYNSVAIRPYAKTVDGYEAQFGVNHLGHFFLTFLLLDLLKHSAPSRVINVSSSAHAMGKIQFDNLNGEKDYHPVRAYAQSKLANVLFTRELAKRTEAQGVMAFSLDPGFVNTDITRHLRRPLVDVTKIFSFLLKTPAEGACTTIYCVVTPESQMLTSGYYKNCAAARCSRAGEDDGTALKLWAVSCHLLGIRWR